A portion of the Haliaeetus albicilla chromosome 29, bHalAlb1.1, whole genome shotgun sequence genome contains these proteins:
- the NEU1 gene encoding sialidase-1, whose product MGPGRLLPGLLLAIGAAARWAATPETVRPRVVREQLLWVSGEGRGGVHTFRVPLVVVTPGGALLACAEGRKRSAADVGAKVIACRHSPDGGATWGPTRVAADDGSAGDGLSLGALAVAGGEVLLLFARCAHPPQACGPPSTHLLRSHNGGRSWGPPQNLSGVVGNEVFAPGPGYGIQKQRAPGRGRLVFCGHGTLERDGVLLLLSDDGGRHWRRGGALPAIPFGAPRHPRDFTPDECQPYELPDGSIAINIRNQNFYRCRCRMVARSWDGGETLPPDAVTFDPALVDPAVAAGVLVTSGLVFFSNPAHESQRVNLTLRWSFTNGTTWWGRGLQVWAGPSGYSSMAAPPPGDQGDAPLLYLIYEKGRSLSTETVSLATISIAGDV is encoded by the exons ATGGGTCCGGGCCGGCTCCTCCCGGGGCTGCTCCTGGCGATCGGTGCCGCCGCCCGCTGGGCCGCGACCCCCGAGACG gtgcGCCCGCGGGTGGTGCgggagcagctgctgtgggTGAGCGGGGAGGGGCGCGGGGGGGTCCACACCTTCCGGGTGCCGCTGGTGGTCGTCACCCCCGGGGGGGCCCTGCTGGCCTGCGCCGAGGGGCGCAAGCGCTCGGCCGCCGACGTGGGGGCCAAGGTCATCGCCTGCCGCCACTCTCCCGACGGAG gcgCGACGTGGGGCCCGACGCGGGTGGCAGCGGATGATGGCTCGGCGGGGGATGGGCTGAGCCTGGGAGCGctggcggtggcggggggggaggtgctgctgctctttgcccGCTGCGcccaccccccccaagcctgcggcccccccagcacccacctcctgCGCAGCCACAACGGCGGCCGCTCCTGggggcccccccaaaacctctcGGGGGTCGTCGGTAACGAGGTCTTCGCCCCCGGGCCTGGCTATGGCATCCag AAGCAGCGagcgccggggcgggggcgccTGGTGTTCTGCGGCCATGGGACGCTGGAGCGGGACGGggtcttgctgctgctgagtgaCGACGGGGGGCGGCactggcggcgggggggggctctgcccgcCATCCCCTTTGGagccccccgccacccccgcgACTTCACCCCCGACGAGTGCCAG CCCTACGAGCTGCCCGACGGCTCCATCGCCATCAACATCCGGAACCAAAACTTCtaccggtgccggtgccggatGGTGGCACGGAGCTGGGACGGGGGCGAGACCCTCCCCCCCGACGCTGTCACCTTCGACCCTGCCCTGGTTGACCCCGCGGTGGCGGCCGGCGTCCTCGTCACCAGCGGCCTCGTGTTCTTCAGCAACCCTGCCCACGAGAGCCAGC GGGTGAACCTGACCCTGCGCTGGAGCTTCACTAACGGCACCACGTGGTGGGGGCGGGGCCTGCAGGTGTGGGCGGGGCCCAGCGGGTACTCCTCGAtggcggccccgccccccggcgATCAGGGCGACGCCCCCCTGCTCTACCTCATCTACGAGAAGGGGCGGAGCCTCTCCACAGAGACCGTGTCATTGGCCACCATCAGCATCGCGGGCGATGTCTGA
- the STK19 gene encoding inactive serine/threonine-protein kinase 19: MGRRRRLLCDTLEAKRRRLEPPPPPPEEPRPDGSPGSVEAALRDVAALFPRGLFGDALPPLVLRHQLYSLVSDRTAVDRHLNHLRDEGRIRLLHLGLGADTLGVVFMEPYKEKVLAAVAGTPQAGLVQRFLDSAVAACPELSYEQSRMRALGFEDRDVTQLVAAGVLTVRDAGSWWLAVPGVGRFVRAFVRGRQALLGAVRRSRHREVLLWELRQRRAPPGARLGVGYLLHDLLGAQLLRSVPTTSGPMLRLAEP; this comes from the exons atgggccgccgccgccgcctcctctgTGACACCCTCGAGGCCAAGAGGCGCCGCctggagccgccgccgccgccgccggaggAGCCGCGGCCCGACg gcaGCCCGGGGTCGGTGGAAGCGGCGCTGCGGGACGTGGCCGCGCTTTTCCCGCGGGGGCTCTTTGGGGACGCGCTGCCCCCCCTGGTCCTGCGCCATCAGCTCTACAGCCTGGTGAGCGACCGCACCGCCGTGGACCGGCACCTG AACCACCTGAGGGACGAGGGACGGATCCGGCTGCTCCACCTGGGCCTGGGTGCCGACACGCTGGGGGTCGTCTTCATGGAGCCCTACAAAGAGaag GTGCtggcggcggtggcggggaCCCCCCAGGCGGGGCTGGTACAGCGGTTCCTGGATTCGGCCGTGGCTGCCTGCCCCGAGCTCAGCTATGAGCAGAGCCGCATGCGGGCGCTGGGCTTCGAGGACAGAGACGTCAC gcaACTGGTGGCCGCAGGGGTGCTGACTGTGCGCGACGCCGGAAGCTGGTGGCTGGCAGTGCCAGGGGTCGGGCGCTTTGTCCGGGCCTTCGTCCGTG GGCGCCAGGCGCTGCTGGGCGCGGTCCGCCGGTCACGGCACCGGGAGGTGCTTCTATGGGAGCTGCGGCAGCGAAGGGCCCCCCCAGGCGCCCGCCTGGGGGTCGGGTACCTCCTGCACGACCTGCTGGGGGCCCAGCTGCTGCGCAG CGTCCCCACCACTTCGGGGCCGATGCTGCGATTGGCCGAGCCCTGA